The following coding sequences are from one Shewanella eurypsychrophilus window:
- a CDS encoding ClpXP protease specificity-enhancing factor, producing MKPMTPNRPYLLQAYYDWLMDNELTPHVVVDAYVPGTQVPQQYVKDGQIVLNITSSAVGNLQIGHDFIEFNARFGGVPQQVVLPMAAIVAIYARENGAGTVFDMEEAYEVGDESEEAGLSVVQPEVAETLDSTSDSAPVDTFVTDKVPEPKRRSHLTLVK from the coding sequence ATGAAACCTATGACTCCTAATCGCCCATACTTGCTGCAAGCATATTATGATTGGTTGATGGATAATGAGCTCACGCCACATGTCGTCGTTGACGCCTACGTGCCAGGCACTCAGGTTCCTCAACAATATGTTAAAGATGGTCAGATTGTACTAAATATTACATCATCCGCTGTAGGTAATCTGCAGATAGGTCATGATTTTATTGAGTTTAATGCACGTTTTGGTGGTGTTCCGCAGCAAGTTGTTTTGCCTATGGCTGCGATTGTTGCAATTTACGCTCGCGAAAATGGTGCTGGTACAGTCTTCGATATGGAAGAGGCTTACGAAGTTGGTGACGAGTCTGAAGAGGCGGGTTTATCAGTCGTTCAACCGGAAGTGGCCGAAACGCTTGATTCAACAAGTGACTCTGCGCCAGTTGATACTTTTGTTACTGATAAAGTACCAGAGCCAAAGAGACGTAGTCATCTCACTCTTGTTAAGTAA
- a CDS encoding anthranilate synthase component II, protein MLLMIDNYDSFTFNLVQYFQQLGQEILVKRNDEITIEEIEALAPNYLVISPGPCTPNEAGISLAAIKHFSGKMPILGVCLGHQAIAQVFGSQVIRAKRVMHGKTSAICHNEKRLFSLLANPLTVTRYHSLLVDDIPTDFLLDAWFDDPVHGHEIMAMSHKTLPIYGVQFHPESVLTQQGHELLQNFLDLA, encoded by the coding sequence ATGTTGTTGATGATCGATAACTATGATTCTTTTACTTTTAACTTAGTGCAGTACTTTCAGCAGCTAGGTCAAGAGATCTTGGTTAAACGAAACGATGAGATAACCATAGAGGAAATTGAAGCGTTAGCGCCTAACTATCTGGTCATCTCACCTGGTCCATGTACGCCTAATGAGGCTGGCATATCTCTAGCGGCGATTAAACATTTCAGTGGTAAAATGCCAATACTGGGTGTTTGTTTAGGCCATCAAGCGATTGCACAAGTCTTTGGCTCTCAGGTGATCCGCGCTAAACGTGTTATGCATGGTAAAACCAGCGCAATTTGTCATAATGAGAAAAGGCTCTTTTCACTATTAGCCAATCCACTCACTGTGACCCGATATCACTCTTTGCTCGTTGATGATATCCCCACTGATTTTTTGCTTGATGCTTGGTTTGACGATCCAGTGCATGGACATGAAATCATGGCCATGAGTCATAAAACCTTGCCTATCTATGGTGTCCAGTTTCATCCTGAATCTGTACTCACACAGCAAGGTCATGAATTACTGCAGAACTTCTTAGATTTAGCTTAA
- the astA gene encoding arginine N-succinyltransferase: MLIIRPIRSSDYEALYQIAEESGHGFTSLPVNEDLLRSKIARVEASFQKQVVKPFDEGYLMVLEDTESGEVVGTCGLEAAVGMEDAFYHYRLGTEVYHSEQIDVRNEVETLTLCHDYTGAAELCTLFLRDTYRKNNNGRMLSRSRFLFLAQHSDRFGETVIAEMRGESDEAGNSPFYDWLQKHFLGIDFVEADYLSGLGQKAFMAEMMPKNAVYVCLLPEEAQKVIGEVHANTRPALNLLQAEGFKCRGYVDIFDGGPTVECNLSDIRSVRESRLFTIHIGEVPDTETSYIISNTQLANYRATSAKLLITEESDEVIISPELAAGLLLSDGDQIRILAL; this comes from the coding sequence ATGTTAATCATACGTCCTATCCGATCTAGCGACTATGAAGCGCTTTATCAAATAGCCGAAGAATCAGGTCATGGTTTTACTTCTTTGCCTGTTAACGAAGATCTACTCAGAAGTAAGATTGCTCGTGTAGAGGCTTCGTTTCAAAAGCAGGTGGTTAAACCCTTCGATGAAGGTTACCTGATGGTACTTGAAGATACTGAGTCTGGCGAAGTCGTCGGTACTTGTGGTCTTGAAGCCGCTGTAGGCATGGAAGATGCATTTTATCATTACCGTTTAGGTACTGAGGTGTATCACTCGGAGCAGATCGATGTAAGAAATGAAGTTGAAACCTTAACCTTATGTCATGACTACACGGGTGCAGCAGAGCTGTGTACGCTATTTCTACGTGATACCTACCGCAAAAATAACAACGGTAGAATGTTATCTCGTAGTCGCTTCCTATTCTTAGCGCAGCATAGCGATCGTTTCGGTGAAACCGTTATTGCCGAGATGCGCGGAGAAAGTGATGAAGCGGGCAATTCTCCCTTCTATGACTGGCTTCAGAAGCATTTCTTAGGCATAGATTTCGTCGAGGCTGATTATCTGTCCGGGCTCGGGCAGAAAGCCTTTATGGCTGAGATGATGCCAAAAAATGCTGTCTATGTGTGCTTGTTACCGGAAGAAGCGCAGAAAGTGATAGGTGAAGTTCATGCCAACACTCGTCCTGCGTTAAATTTACTGCAGGCTGAGGGGTTTAAGTGCCGAGGTTATGTGGATATTTTTGATGGTGGCCCCACGGTTGAATGTAACTTGTCCGACATCAGATCGGTAAGAGAAAGCCGCTTGTTCACGATCCATATTGGTGAAGTGCCAGACACTGAGACCAGCTATATCATATCAAATACTCAACTAGCCAATTATCGTGCGACCTCAGCTAAACTTCTGATCACAGAAGAGAGTGATGAGGTGATTATCTCACCGGAATTAGCAGCAGGTTTATTGCTGTCTGATGGTGACCAAATCCGTATATTGGCTTTGTAG
- the astD gene encoding succinylglutamate-semialdehyde dehydrogenase: protein MTQFIKGQWVAGLGHDVTSKNPANNEVIWNSKTATPEQVNIAVDAARDAQFDWFMLGFDARLAIVEAYRTQLEDNKAEIAEVIAQETGKPQWETATEAGAMIGKIGLSVAAYHKRTGSSENDTPAGRAVLRHKPHGVVAVFGPYNFPGHLPNGHIVPALLAGNTVIFKPSELTPKVAELMLKLWDKAGLPAGVINLVQGELETGKALAAHPQIDGLFFTGSSRTGHILHQQYAGEPGKILALEMGGNNPLIVKGVQDTKAAVHDIIQSAYISSGQRCTCARRLYVEKGAQGDALLEMLANAVKQIKVGAWNVQPQPFMGSMISEIAAKGMVEAQRNLLNLGGESLVELTHLEVGTGLVSPGLIDVTNVIELPDEEYFGPLLQVVRYSDFDEAIKLANSTRYGLSAGILADSREDYDYFLARIRAGIVNWNKQITGASGAAPFGGVGASGNHRASAFYAADYCSYPVASVEADVVSLPANLSPGLSL from the coding sequence ATGACTCAATTTATTAAAGGTCAGTGGGTTGCAGGCCTAGGTCACGATGTGACATCTAAAAACCCAGCAAACAATGAAGTTATCTGGAACAGCAAAACAGCGACTCCAGAGCAAGTTAATATCGCTGTCGATGCAGCGCGTGACGCTCAGTTTGATTGGTTTATGCTAGGTTTTGATGCTCGCTTGGCAATTGTTGAAGCTTACCGTACTCAGCTAGAAGACAACAAAGCCGAGATAGCGGAAGTTATTGCACAAGAGACTGGCAAGCCTCAGTGGGAAACTGCTACCGAAGCCGGTGCCATGATAGGTAAGATTGGGCTTTCAGTCGCCGCTTACCATAAACGTACTGGAAGCAGTGAAAATGATACGCCTGCTGGACGTGCAGTGTTGCGTCATAAGCCTCACGGTGTCGTTGCTGTGTTTGGTCCATATAATTTCCCTGGCCATCTACCAAATGGTCATATCGTTCCTGCGCTACTTGCGGGTAATACTGTGATCTTTAAGCCATCGGAGCTAACCCCAAAAGTCGCCGAGCTTATGCTGAAGCTATGGGACAAAGCTGGACTTCCGGCTGGCGTGATTAACTTGGTGCAAGGCGAACTCGAAACTGGGAAGGCGTTAGCCGCTCATCCACAGATTGATGGTTTGTTCTTTACTGGTAGCTCGCGCACGGGTCATATCTTACATCAGCAATATGCCGGTGAACCTGGCAAGATTTTAGCACTGGAGATGGGTGGTAATAATCCGCTTATCGTTAAGGGTGTTCAAGATACTAAAGCTGCGGTACACGACATCATTCAATCCGCTTATATCTCATCGGGTCAGCGTTGTACCTGCGCACGTCGTCTCTATGTTGAGAAAGGCGCACAAGGTGATGCTCTACTCGAGATGCTTGCGAATGCGGTTAAGCAGATTAAAGTGGGTGCCTGGAATGTGCAGCCACAGCCATTTATGGGCTCTATGATCTCAGAGATTGCCGCTAAAGGCATGGTAGAGGCGCAGCGTAACCTGCTGAACTTAGGTGGTGAGTCTCTCGTGGAGCTTACTCACTTAGAAGTGGGTACTGGCCTTGTGTCTCCTGGCTTGATCGATGTAACTAACGTCATCGAGCTTCCGGATGAAGAATATTTTGGTCCATTACTACAAGTAGTTCGTTACAGCGACTTCGATGAAGCTATCAAGTTAGCGAACAGTACTCGTTACGGTCTGTCTGCGGGTATTCTTGCCGATAGCCGTGAAGATTACGATTACTTCTTGGCTCGTATTCGTGCCGGTATCGTTAACTGGAATAAGCAGATCACAGGCGCTTCCGGTGCTGCACCATTTGGTGGTGTTGGCGCTTCGGGTAATCACAGAGCGAGTGCATTTTATGCGGCCGACTACTGTTCTTATCCGGTTGCTTCAGTGGAGGCCGATGTCGTCAGTCTTCCTGCTAACTTGAGTCCAGGTTTGAGCCTCTAA
- a CDS encoding S9 family peptidase translates to MTGLLRNSGLSIVALAVLAGCSATGNQTQVTPQVNRASSQVVLATPPQVNQGLTLNQIMANPDWMGLLAKGAYWSDDSQSIYFARQAHASSIRDYYQQGIEEVAASQLALNKLHLADQQSGVINKDKTRKAYIYQGNLFVKDLVSGEVSQLTRQNAAVEGVRFIANGDIAFWQADQVFRIHQDSGLFEQIANIKMTAAPKGVQEPESYIAKQQHRLIEYVALQQRKAQQKEEYKHELAKADPTMSAKTWYLGDSETVSDLSLSPDGRYVLLSLIDKNYTWRSEHDIMPNYLGKEGYVDAVPARARVAEDKPVGERLVLLDLKTHTKKDITIEGLTGFDEDVLASVKRENAKAVGTGYKSEKSPRKIQLMQDWGWSQSAIQWQGNGHSVAVMLESVDNKDRWIATIDFDKGALKTEHRLHDTAWVNYTFNQFGWVTDTDDIYYLSEETGYSHLYLKQKNKQAEPLTQGQFVVSSVTLGPKAEFIYYKANKTHPGIDNVYRVEIATGNSEQLTQWDGQLDYELSPDGSHLLLNASRRTEPAELFVKEIGGERKQLTHYTSEAFNSYPWQAPEVVAVPSSHGAGDVYARVYLPQGYDKNSADKYPAVVFNHGAGYLQNAHYGFSGYFREFMFHNLLTQQGYVVMDMDYRGSKGYGRDWRTAVYRNMGHPEVEDLKDGVAWMASNVNVDSAKVGTYGGSYGGFLTFMALFTEPELFQAGAALRPVTDWAHYNAPYTSNILNTPDVDAIAYERSSPIEHAQGLEKPLLIMSGVLDDNVFFQDSVRLVQRLIELEKPMFETAIYPVEPHGFKQPSSWLDEYRRIYKLFEQELK, encoded by the coding sequence ATGACAGGTCTGCTGCGAAATTCAGGGCTCAGCATAGTGGCTTTAGCGGTGTTAGCGGGTTGTTCTGCTACCGGGAACCAAACTCAAGTAACGCCTCAAGTAAATCGAGCTTCTAGCCAGGTTGTTCTAGCCACTCCTCCCCAGGTCAATCAAGGTTTAACCTTAAATCAAATCATGGCTAATCCTGATTGGATGGGACTTCTAGCCAAAGGGGCTTATTGGAGTGATGATAGCCAATCAATTTACTTTGCAAGGCAAGCGCACGCATCTTCCATTCGTGATTATTACCAGCAAGGTATAGAAGAAGTGGCTGCTTCACAGCTAGCACTCAATAAGCTTCATCTTGCGGATCAGCAATCTGGCGTCATTAATAAAGATAAAACCCGCAAAGCCTATATCTACCAAGGTAATTTGTTCGTTAAAGATTTAGTATCAGGTGAAGTTTCTCAGCTAACAAGACAGAATGCAGCAGTGGAGGGAGTACGATTTATTGCCAACGGTGATATTGCATTCTGGCAGGCAGATCAAGTTTTTCGCATTCATCAAGACAGTGGTTTATTTGAACAGATAGCTAATATCAAGATGACAGCTGCGCCTAAAGGTGTGCAGGAGCCTGAGAGCTATATTGCTAAGCAGCAGCATAGGTTGATCGAGTACGTTGCCTTACAGCAAAGAAAGGCACAACAGAAAGAAGAATATAAGCATGAGCTCGCTAAAGCTGACCCGACGATGTCAGCTAAGACGTGGTACTTAGGTGACAGTGAGACAGTTTCAGACTTGAGTCTTTCTCCAGACGGACGTTATGTACTTTTATCTCTTATTGATAAAAATTACACTTGGCGCAGTGAGCACGACATCATGCCTAACTATTTAGGTAAAGAGGGTTATGTTGATGCAGTGCCGGCAAGAGCACGTGTTGCAGAAGACAAACCTGTTGGTGAGCGTCTAGTGCTACTCGATCTTAAGACCCATACCAAAAAAGATATCACCATCGAAGGACTCACAGGTTTCGATGAAGATGTGCTGGCGAGTGTTAAGCGCGAAAATGCCAAAGCTGTAGGTACTGGTTATAAAAGTGAAAAATCACCGCGTAAGATCCAGCTTATGCAAGACTGGGGCTGGTCACAATCTGCAATCCAATGGCAAGGCAATGGCCACAGTGTCGCCGTTATGCTTGAATCCGTTGATAACAAAGATAGATGGATAGCCACTATTGATTTTGATAAAGGTGCCTTGAAGACTGAACATAGGCTGCATGATACTGCTTGGGTTAATTATACTTTCAACCAGTTTGGCTGGGTGACAGACACTGACGATATATATTATTTATCTGAAGAGACTGGCTATTCTCACCTTTATCTAAAGCAGAAGAATAAACAAGCCGAGCCTTTGACTCAGGGACAGTTTGTTGTGAGTAGTGTCACTTTAGGCCCTAAGGCCGAGTTTATCTATTACAAGGCGAATAAAACTCATCCTGGTATCGATAATGTTTATCGAGTGGAGATCGCTACAGGTAATAGTGAACAATTGACTCAATGGGATGGGCAGCTTGATTATGAGCTGAGCCCTGATGGCAGTCACTTATTGTTGAATGCGTCACGCCGCACCGAACCTGCTGAGCTATTCGTAAAAGAAATTGGTGGTGAGCGAAAGCAGCTGACGCACTACACGAGTGAAGCCTTTAACAGTTATCCGTGGCAAGCACCTGAAGTTGTTGCTGTTCCATCTAGTCATGGAGCTGGAGACGTCTATGCTCGAGTTTATCTTCCTCAAGGCTATGATAAAAACAGTGCCGATAAGTACCCTGCGGTAGTTTTCAATCATGGTGCCGGTTACTTACAGAATGCCCATTATGGTTTCTCCGGTTATTTTCGTGAATTTATGTTTCATAATTTACTAACCCAACAAGGTTATGTGGTCATGGATATGGATTACCGCGGCTCAAAAGGCTATGGACGCGACTGGCGTACGGCTGTTTATCGCAACATGGGACATCCGGAAGTTGAAGACTTAAAAGATGGTGTGGCTTGGATGGCAAGTAACGTCAATGTCGATTCTGCAAAAGTAGGCACCTATGGTGGCTCTTATGGTGGTTTCCTGACATTTATGGCTTTATTTACTGAGCCTGAGTTATTTCAGGCTGGCGCAGCATTACGTCCAGTGACTGATTGGGCACACTATAACGCGCCTTACACTTCAAATATTCTTAATACTCCAGATGTAGATGCTATTGCCTATGAGCGCAGCTCTCCTATTGAGCACGCACAAGGGCTAGAGAAGCCATTACTTATAATGAGTGGTGTTCTGGATGATAATGTCTTCTTCCAGGATAGCGTTCGTCTGGTTCAGCGCCTGATTGAGCTAGAGAAGCCAATGTTTGAAACGGCTATCTATCCAGTAGAGCCTCATGGTTTTAAGCAGCCTTCAAGTTGGTTAGATGAGTATCGCCGTATTTATAAGTTATTTGAGCAAGAGTTAAAGTAA
- a CDS encoding cytochrome c1: MKKLLIALVTLVPSLAFAAGGSHVHLESANIDLNDSASLERGLDLFQQNCSGCHSTQYQRYSRVAADLDISLDDMRAKYMFNEDAKPGDLMENAIPEDGAAKWFGATPPDLTLVARVRGEDWIYTYLKGFYKDESRPFGVNNTVFPLVGMPHVLEHLQGTPVKQEDGTLVATGGELNAEEYDQAVRDITGFLVYSGDPVKLERESLGWWVMGFLFIFFIIAYLLKKEYWRDVH, translated from the coding sequence ATGAAAAAATTACTGATAGCATTAGTTACCTTAGTTCCGTCTCTAGCATTTGCAGCGGGTGGTTCACATGTACATCTAGAGAGCGCTAACATCGATCTAAACGATAGTGCATCTCTAGAGCGTGGTCTTGACCTGTTTCAGCAGAATTGTTCTGGCTGTCATAGTACTCAGTACCAACGTTATAGCCGTGTTGCTGCAGACTTAGATATTTCACTTGATGATATGCGTGCTAAGTATATGTTCAATGAAGATGCTAAGCCTGGTGACTTGATGGAAAATGCCATCCCTGAAGATGGGGCTGCTAAATGGTTCGGTGCAACGCCACCAGACCTAACATTAGTGGCTCGTGTTCGAGGAGAAGATTGGATCTACACTTATCTTAAAGGTTTCTATAAAGATGAGAGTCGTCCATTCGGTGTTAACAATACCGTGTTCCCATTGGTAGGTATGCCTCATGTCCTAGAACACCTTCAAGGCACCCCAGTTAAACAAGAAGATGGTACGCTTGTTGCCACTGGCGGTGAGCTAAATGCAGAAGAGTATGATCAAGCGGTTCGTGATATCACTGGTTTTCTGGTTTACTCAGGTGATCCAGTTAAACTTGAGCGTGAAAGCTTAGGTTGGTGGGTAATGGGCTTCTTGTTTATCTTCTTCATCATTGCTTATTTGTTGAAGAAAGAATACTGGAGAGATGTACACTAA
- a CDS encoding DUF1338 domain-containing protein, whose protein sequence is MHTDINKLFENLWNDYVEMTPSAAKVHQLLSRGETIINDHIALRTFNIEKVNLNVLSAHFLSLGYVDCGDYNFEAKKLKAKHFEHPDATQPKVFISELLVEEFSPELQNTIKGLVEQIDVAATKADDFLYSGRHWELDSKTYEALLDESEYAAWVAAFGYRANHFTVSINHLPGYTSILDVNETLKKGDFVLNSAGGEVKGSAEVLLEQSSTMADRISVSFKDAQKEIPSCFYEFALRYPKADGSLYTGFVAASADKIFESTNAS, encoded by the coding sequence ATGCACACAGATATTAACAAGCTATTTGAAAACCTTTGGAATGATTACGTTGAGATGACCCCCTCGGCAGCGAAAGTTCATCAGCTGCTTTCTCGAGGTGAGACCATCATCAACGATCATATTGCTTTGCGCACATTTAACATTGAAAAAGTTAATCTAAATGTGCTTTCGGCTCACTTTTTGTCACTAGGCTATGTGGATTGTGGTGATTACAATTTTGAAGCTAAGAAGCTTAAAGCTAAGCATTTTGAGCACCCAGATGCGACACAGCCTAAAGTGTTTATCTCTGAGCTATTAGTCGAAGAGTTTAGCCCAGAGCTACAAAACACCATCAAGGGTCTGGTTGAACAGATTGATGTTGCCGCGACTAAGGCTGATGACTTCCTCTATTCAGGCCGTCACTGGGAGCTAGACTCCAAGACCTATGAAGCTTTGCTTGATGAAAGTGAGTACGCCGCTTGGGTTGCTGCTTTCGGTTATAGGGCCAACCATTTCACCGTATCTATTAACCACTTGCCTGGCTACACCAGCATCTTAGATGTGAATGAGACCCTGAAAAAAGGCGATTTTGTCTTAAATTCGGCGGGTGGTGAAGTAAAAGGGTCTGCTGAAGTATTACTTGAGCAGTCGTCGACCATGGCTGATCGTATTTCAGTGAGCTTTAAAGACGCACAGAAAGAGATCCCAAGCTGTTTCTATGAGTTTGCACTGCGTTACCCTAAAGCAGACGGAAGTCTTTATACGGGCTTTGTAGCGGCCTCTGCGGATAAAATTTTTGAAAGTACTAATGCAAGTTAG
- a CDS encoding aspartate aminotransferase family protein, producing the protein MSVNNTLTRAQFDEVMVPNYAPSAVIPVRGEGSRVWDQAGKEFIDFAGGIAVNCLGHCHPALVGALKEQGEKLWHLSNVMTNEPALELATKLVNATFADRVYFANSGAEANEAALKLVRRYAMDKFGAEKDQIIAFDKAFHGRTFFTVSVGGQAAYSDGFGPKPQSITHVPFNDIAALEAVISDKTCAIMMEPLQGEGGIIDADPEFLKAVRALCDKHNALLVFDEVQTGVGRLGELYSYMRGDVVPDVLTTAKALGGGFPIAAMLTTKEIAAHLKIGTHGSTYGGNPLACAVANAVLDVVNTPEVLQGVKMREQLLRDGLNKINDKYDVFTEVRGQGLLLGAVLNEKFQGRAKEFLVAGTAEGLMSLIAGANVIRFTPSLVIPEADIAEGLARFERAVAKVVAG; encoded by the coding sequence ATGAGCGTCAACAATACACTGACAAGAGCCCAATTTGATGAAGTAATGGTGCCTAACTATGCGCCGTCGGCAGTTATCCCTGTCCGAGGGGAAGGTAGCCGAGTTTGGGATCAAGCAGGTAAAGAGTTTATCGATTTTGCCGGTGGTATTGCCGTTAACTGTCTAGGCCATTGTCATCCAGCCCTAGTTGGTGCATTAAAAGAGCAAGGCGAAAAGCTTTGGCATCTATCTAATGTCATGACGAACGAGCCAGCACTTGAACTCGCGACTAAATTAGTTAATGCAACATTTGCCGATCGTGTATATTTCGCAAACTCTGGTGCAGAAGCCAACGAAGCTGCATTGAAGCTAGTTCGTCGTTATGCAATGGATAAGTTTGGTGCAGAGAAAGATCAAATCATCGCATTTGATAAAGCTTTTCACGGTCGTACTTTCTTTACCGTGAGTGTCGGTGGTCAGGCTGCATATTCTGATGGCTTCGGTCCTAAGCCACAGAGCATTACTCATGTTCCATTTAATGACATTGCTGCACTAGAAGCGGTTATCTCAGATAAAACTTGTGCCATTATGATGGAGCCTCTTCAAGGAGAAGGTGGGATCATCGATGCCGATCCAGAATTCCTCAAAGCAGTTCGTGCACTTTGTGATAAGCACAATGCACTGCTTGTTTTTGATGAAGTGCAAACGGGTGTTGGTCGTTTAGGTGAGCTTTACTCATATATGCGTGGTGACGTGGTACCTGATGTACTCACTACGGCCAAAGCGTTAGGTGGCGGTTTCCCTATTGCGGCGATGCTGACGACCAAAGAGATTGCTGCTCATCTTAAAATTGGTACCCATGGCTCTACTTATGGCGGTAATCCGCTAGCTTGTGCTGTTGCTAATGCGGTACTGGATGTCGTCAATACTCCGGAAGTATTGCAAGGCGTTAAAATGCGAGAGCAGTTATTACGTGATGGTCTGAATAAGATCAATGACAAGTACGATGTGTTCACTGAAGTTCGTGGCCAAGGTCTTTTGCTTGGCGCTGTACTCAATGAAAAATTCCAGGGGCGTGCTAAAGAGTTCTTGGTTGCTGGTACAGCTGAAGGCTTGATGAGTCTGATCGCAGGCGCAAATGTTATTCGCTTCACTCCATCACTGGTTATCCCAGAGGCTGATATTGCCGAAGGTCTAGCACGTTTTGAACGTGCAGTTGCTAAAGTAGTTGCAGGCTAA
- the sspA gene encoding stringent starvation protein SspA produces the protein MAVAANKRSIMTLYSGGDDLYSHQVRIVLAEKGVTVDVLEVEPSEMPEGLIELNPYNTVPTLVDRELVLYNSRIIMEYLDERFPHPPLMPVYPVSRGQTRLMMHRIENDWYTLVNRIRSGDRADAARKELQESLTSIAPVFNEMPYFMAEEFGLADCYLGPLLWRLPVLGIELDNRTAKEVKAYMTRLFDRESFKASLTETEREMRMGI, from the coding sequence ATGGCTGTTGCTGCCAATAAACGTTCAATCATGACGCTGTATTCAGGTGGTGATGATCTCTATAGTCATCAAGTACGTATTGTCTTGGCTGAAAAGGGTGTTACCGTTGATGTACTTGAGGTTGAACCAAGTGAGATGCCTGAAGGCCTGATCGAGCTGAACCCTTATAACACTGTACCTACTTTGGTCGATCGTGAACTTGTGCTTTATAACTCACGCATCATCATGGAGTACTTGGATGAGCGTTTTCCGCACCCGCCACTAATGCCTGTTTACCCGGTATCTCGTGGACAGACTCGCTTAATGATGCATAGAATCGAAAATGATTGGTATACATTAGTTAACCGTATCAGAAGCGGTGATCGTGCCGATGCTGCTCGTAAAGAGTTACAAGAGAGTCTAACCTCTATCGCACCAGTCTTTAATGAAATGCCTTATTTCATGGCCGAAGAGTTTGGCTTAGCTGATTGCTATCTTGGTCCGCTGTTATGGCGTCTACCTGTACTGGGTATCGAACTCGATAATCGTACAGCTAAAGAAGTTAAAGCTTACATGACTCGTTTATTCGATCGTGAATCTTTCAAAGCTTCTCTTACAGAGACCGAGCGCGAAATGCGCATGGGAATCTAA
- a CDS encoding HDOD domain-containing protein, with protein MAISVAGGVRPGKIIEIEHRLYQQLIVGKQKSNSMFDELDAELEGDANKLAIEREAVLERLAKQIQAKQVFEEVSSQLISTVNNAVDHRLSSPEQVLKHSDVNENQLLMLELLQSKNVDINRLKPLISEQAWLVRDLTNMVNSASFRHRRPQSSDVKVTDIKLVLNFIGIENIKLLIPYFCTRNWLPTGHANLLWITRKLWRYSVVSAIAAQALAKLHERDGSFVYTCTLLSQLGPSVVLKNSAKLFEETWGTWLREASGSRDKEVYDAVVATEFPAEKVYRLVLEHGNKLNWQLLHHLDFKDSPMTKLLSELDNNLSYQALSEDAAMVARANCFAKVLLLEEMRQIDPQEKRIMYDYYELSEQELIRLKGQNYKKLNII; from the coding sequence GTGGCGATATCAGTAGCCGGTGGCGTTAGGCCTGGAAAAATTATTGAAATCGAACATAGACTTTACCAACAGCTCATTGTCGGCAAGCAAAAGTCTAATTCTATGTTCGATGAGCTCGATGCTGAGCTCGAAGGAGATGCAAATAAACTGGCCATCGAGAGAGAGGCAGTTTTAGAGCGGTTAGCAAAACAAATACAAGCAAAACAGGTCTTTGAGGAGGTTTCATCCCAACTTATCAGTACAGTAAATAATGCTGTCGATCACAGGTTATCTTCTCCTGAGCAGGTCTTGAAGCATTCAGATGTCAATGAAAATCAGTTGTTGATGTTAGAGCTGTTGCAAAGTAAAAATGTAGACATCAATCGGCTAAAACCATTGATCTCGGAGCAAGCCTGGTTAGTGAGAGATTTAACTAACATGGTGAACAGTGCCTCCTTTCGTCATCGCCGTCCCCAGAGTTCCGATGTTAAAGTGACCGATATTAAGCTAGTGCTTAACTTTATCGGCATCGAAAATATTAAGCTCTTGATCCCTTACTTTTGTACTAGGAATTGGCTACCTACCGGCCATGCCAACTTGCTGTGGATCACTAGAAAACTGTGGCGATACTCAGTTGTGAGTGCCATTGCTGCTCAGGCCTTGGCTAAATTGCATGAGAGAGACGGCTCCTTTGTCTATACATGTACCTTGCTGAGTCAACTTGGCCCTTCTGTAGTGTTAAAAAATAGCGCAAAGCTGTTTGAAGAGACTTGGGGAACCTGGTTAAGAGAGGCCAGTGGAAGTCGAGATAAAGAGGTCTATGATGCGGTGGTAGCGACTGAGTTTCCGGCAGAGAAGGTCTATCGGCTCGTACTGGAACATGGTAATAAGCTCAATTGGCAATTACTTCATCATCTGGACTTTAAAGACAGTCCAATGACCAAGCTGCTATCAGAGCTTGATAATAACTTAAGTTACCAAGCTCTATCTGAAGATGCGGCTATGGTCGCACGGGCTAACTGTTTTGCTAAGGTTCTGTTATTAGAAGAGATGCGTCAGATCGATCCACAAGAAAAGCGGATCATGTATGATTATTATGAGCTATCTGAGCAAGAGCTAATCCGCCTTAAGGGGCAAAATTACAAGAAGCTCAACATTATTTAG